A DNA window from Plasmodium brasilianum strain Bolivian I chromosome 12, whole genome shotgun sequence contains the following coding sequences:
- a CDS encoding hypothetical protein (conserved Plasmodium protein), translating to MISYQNCETTTGLKELRSKNINEIAELIKAFKERKKNLDAIDSSNERENIKKLRNFAENQGNCFTLCKKNLYERFEKDIIEYKIFSNKNSINFDEDNIKKLEKNYKDIEQELCLNACSKKYGHLLRDRM from the exons atgataagtTATCAAAATTGCGAGACAACGacag GATTAAAGGAGTTAAGAAGTAAGAACATAAACGAAATTGCAGAATTAATTAAGGCGTTTAAGGaacggaaaaaaaatttagacgCAATAGATAGCAGCAATGAGAGggagaatataaaaaagctaAGAAACTTCGCAGAGAACCAAGGAAATTGTTTTactttatgtaaaaaaaatttgtatgaAAGATTTGAAAAAGATAttatagaatataaaatCTTCAGTAATAAGAATAGTATAAATTTCGATGaagataatattaaaaaattagaaaagaaTTACAAAGATATAGAACAAGAATTATGCCTTAACGCTTGTTCAAAAAAGTATGGTCATTTGCTCAGAGACAGAATGTGA
- a CDS encoding signal recognition particle subunit SRP54 — protein sequence MVLTELGAQLTNALQKLQTSTIADDIVIEECLKEVVRALILADINVVYLKDIKTNIKKNIEKNIDIYGNNKKRLVQKYVVEELINLLEGKKECYVPTKGGRNVILFVGLQGSGKTTTCTKYAHYYQKKGFKTALVCADTFRAGAFDQLKQNAAQVKIPFYGSYSEVDPVKIAKDGVDAFLKDKYDLIIVDSSGRHKQENDLFEEMKQVENSIKPEEIIFVIDSHIGQSCHDQAMAFKNSVTLGSIIITKIDGHAKGGGALSAVAATGCPITFIGTGEHINDFEKFEAKSFVSRLLGLGDISGLVSTLKEVIDIEKQPQLMNRLSKGKFVLRDMYDQFQNVLKMGSLSKVMSMIPGFGNNIISKGTEKEGIDKIKKFMVIMDSMTNEELDCIKPLNDSRTLRICKGSGTRLQDVRELLEQFKFLQKVALKMGKLGLKENNLGGLMRNQKQFLSRMNNIMDPNMLSHMGGANNMVNILKEFTKMEDFGGSMANMMKQMGLKK from the coding sequence ATGGTACTAACAGAACTTGGAGCGCAACTTACGAATGCACTGCAAAAACTTCAAACATCAACTATTGCAGATGATATTGTTATTGAAGAATGTTTAAAGGAAGTGGTAAGAGCATTAATTTTGGCTGATATAAATGTTGTGTATTTAAAAGACATAAAAacgaatataaaaaaaaatattgaaaagaatattgatatatatgggaacaataaaaaaagattagttcaaaaatatgttgttgaagaattaattaatttgttAGAAGGTAAAAAAGAATGTTATGTACCAACAAAAGGGGGTAGGAATGTCATATTATTCGTTGGATTACAAGGTAGTGGTAAGACAACTACATGTACAAAATATGCCCATTATTACCAAAAAAAAGGGTTTAAAACAGCATTAGTATGTGCAGATACATTTAGAGCTGGTGCATTTGAtcaattaaaacaaaatgcaGCACAAGTAAAAATTCCTTTCTATGGTAGTTATTCAGAAGTAGACCCAGTAAAAATTGCAAAGGATGGTGTAGatgcatttttaaaagataaatatgaTTTGATTATTGTTGATAGTTCTGGTAGACATAAACAagaaaatgatttatttGAAGAAATGAAACAAGTTGAAAATTCTATTAAACCGGAGGAAATCATATTTGTTATTGATAGTCATATAGGTCAAAGTTGTCATGATCAAGCTATggcttttaaaaattcagtAACATTAGGAAGtattataattacaaaaatagaTGGTCATGCAAAAGGAGGAGGTGCATTATCAGCAGTAGCTGCAACAGGTTGTCCTATTACATTTATAGGAACAGGTGAACATATAAATGACTTTGAAAAATTTGAAGCAAAGTCTTTTGTATCTAGATTATTGGGGTTAGGTGATATTAGTGGACTAGTTTCAACATTAAAAGAAGTTATAGATATTGAGAAACAACCACAATTAATGAATAGATTATCCAAAGGGAAATTTGTTTTGAGAGATATGTATGATCAATTTCAAAATGTGCTAAAAATGGGTAGTTTAAGTAAAGTAATGTCTATGATACCTGGGTTtggtaataatattattagtaaAGGTACAGAGAAGGAAGGaattgataaaattaaaaaatttatggtCATTATGGATTCAATGACAAATGAAGAATTAGATTGTATTAAACCTCTTAATGATAGTCGTACTTTAAGAATCTGTAAAGGTTCAGGTACTCGACTTCAAGATGTAAGGGAATTATTAGAACAGTTcaaatttttgcaaaaagtGGCTTTAAAAATGGGTAAATTAggattaaaagaaaataaccTAGGCGGTTTAATGAGAAATCAAAAACAATTTTTGAGTAGgatgaataatataatggaTCCGAATATGCTCAGTCATATGGGAGGAGCTAACAATATGGTTAACATTTTGAAagaatttacaaaaatggaAGATTTTGGTGGTTCTATGGCTAATATGATGAAGCAGATGGGTTTGAAGAAGTGA
- a CDS encoding E3 ubiquitin-protein ligase ZNF598, giving the protein MYRSRDNLVKNNKKHEFVKSQDEKNSQGENTKYINISYHIRKLFSYCDADILRIENNLIIYNSLIDNIKKNGNKIIKKEVEKIIREKEKNEKYCLKEMKEEVFRVNNFDLKKVELDFKFIECSLCFELIKFVCIQECNHTYCFLCFYRLLYMEKKENDTENNNRRNSNIRENNSSNNNMYRNYTINRNPLRGIDNFEYFNNNNSRSNERRKEAKDEKYNYDFDKEKMKCPFCKERNEYIFFCLNNFYTYFTYDNLLQTLLEKEKDKYDFSKETIQLTDLNGHLFNRKNQNKGSEINRSLRENREGGTLEEYHIYTHSSIDENEKDLIRTDNNIDEKKDNFLKGQNELTTKNDIKKAFSSYYDDIIILRNILKMNSEANSHNNNNSNSNTSNNATKKCENLYLFFYYEKYIKRKKEKIQFLLNACVSSLKRYAFYSKIFVDTEKKIFYEYFYIFSLSTLLTSYVCLLAPCIEYWVMIQSKKVEKFKLNHKTDKYFEKIYIDSEKDIIRKKNDSIYDKYQQPSKNFVCIKEEESELSDDYFKVIDIFSKACFTNLDNVNNLSNLKNYCYKTLSGLCKHIGEHNKTYCDICVGNNDNIFLFEYNIFYKKYVKVHIEYGEKISENKYKTRHIYCHLCGFYLYDFDTFMNHINKYHFFCKFCFNKNPSDGKDVAKNGIEDVVYYDLLHLHVYKDYENLFDHYKKKHHPCLYEQCIFVVFDNKIDLCFHIAEKHEEKGSNKKNKITFSIGGASYNEIRNNGINGNGNNNSGISGTSSYYNNNKRDRNSKDISNSLEHDDQLGNSKKTFDVNSHRCLYNFKRFYDSWYFDYYVECNIVNFVQYFSTRKYFFLYIMRTDMDIILKVFENLWKNNSDLYFSQDEIIELNRSIIEEDFPMSKNNFFLFKLFLDYIIEKIDFLLYNKEDLERNYLSLFFHIIVHKSFVLYYAFFFLYLNERCVNLDKVITTVYSSGSTTNNKADSSINNHTCSNNIRGNNLKKNTENMQKTKHIYNYEKDMIRLRKIIEQNAKISLAELSKYGFLYLIFLFFKIDKNGFERVYTFVKNISLLCKDTYDKIKKVDAKGDINKNCSSNRNSNSNHSNNNNILIPLVQKKKEKSKHENEMGNGSSLLDAINSQKDFSELEDVNQLIKKYSKRKGAQSSNIINNIYDKKWDISKKVVLDLLYYIDPNLNLVSFFYLFLSNYFCAYMKDSCINNMVNISNENKKNILKRISYDVDLASLTSISKDLSNFVNAKTLEECLSTGPEYYRIRKDIEIILKTNGQNGKNGRTNNESDRMKYMDSTKINVNLYDVSLSLRNRFLNIIKSTKVNELYVIYFYVSSIMLSSTSCSSSKNEEFPSLFDMNNNMNTTSNGISINNVVGVYSKETLNILNRNASTSINNRVNSPNKIKNKNASSYKNKVEQSKEEFLNTRGQNIDLEYPPLPEMKQEDTVQLLLKQDKSSKKNEKNSSKNAKNSNKIKGNKDHRSDVVSQNVTLNKNKKENKFSPNKTVVNNMKINKENENNAKKITCTKSTTPDFKYSDFPSLCSNIKADENKTKKNKNNEKGKDCRNKNIANVRIESFTAEEFPSLHPIEENKKKINRSSGNSSKNNRNKKNNNNNNNNCTNINHVNRNSEKDKHNKCTENTNDTPFAFNQKSYLNASEGNVTFTIKKKSKVKRCNMCTYENLFERTKCELCESPL; this is encoded by the exons atgtatagaaGCCGTGACAACcttgttaaaaataacaagaaGCATGAATTTGTCAAAAGTCAGGACGAAAAAAATTCGCAAGGAGAAAATACCaagtatattaatatttcctATCATATAAGGAAACTGTTTAGTTATTGCGATGCAGACATATTAAGgatagaaaataatttaattatctATAATAGTTTAattgataatataaaaaagaatggaaataaaataataaaaaaagaggtagaaaaaataatacgagaaaaagaaaagaatgaaaagTACTGTTTGAAAGAAATGAAGGAAGAAGTATTCAGAGTAAACAATTTTGATTTAAAGAAAGTAGAACTagattttaaatttatagaaTGTAGCTTATGTtttgaattaattaaatttgtatgtatacaaGAATGTAATCATACCTACtgttttttatgtttttatcgtttattatatatggaaaaaaaagaaaatgatactgaaaataataatagaagaaATAGTAATATTCGTGAAAACAAtagcagtaacaataatatgtATAGGAATTACACAATTAATCGTAATCCCCTGAGAGGTATAgataattttgaatattttaataataataatagtagatcaaatgaaagaagaaaagaagcaaaagatgaaaaatataattatgatttTGATAAAGAGAAAATGAAATGTCCTTTTTGTAAAGAACGTAacgaatatatttttttttgcctaaATAACTTTTATACCTATTTTACTTACGACAATTTGCTACAAACTTTGctcgaaaaagaaaaagataagtATGATTTTAGTAAAGAAACCATTCAACTTACTGACTTGAATGGACATCTTTTTAACAGGAAAAATCAGAACAAAGGAAGCGAAATAAATCGTTCATTGAGAGAAAACAGGGAAGGAGGCACCTTAGAagaatatcatatatatacacatagctcaatagatgaaaatgaaaaagatcTAATTAGAACAGATAACAATATTGACgagaaaaaagataattttttaaaaggacAAAACGAattaacaacaaaaaatgatataaaaaaagccTTTTCATCATACTATGatgatattataattttgcgAAATATCCTAAAAATGAACAGTGAAGCAAACagtcataataataataatagtaatagcaatACTAGTAACAATGCaacaaaaaaatgtgaaaatttgtatttatttttttattatgagaaatatataaagaggaaaaaagagaaaatacaatttcttttaaacGCTTGTGTTAGTTCTTTAAAACGATATGcattttattcaaaaatttttgttgatacagaaaaaaaaatattttatgaatatttttatatatttagctTATCAACACTTCTTACTAGTTATGTGTGTTTATTAGCTCCTTGTATTGAATACTGGGTAATGATCCAAAgtaaaaaagtagaaaaatttaagttaAATCATAAAAcagataaatattttgaaaaaatttatatagatagtgaaaaggatataataagaaaaaaaaatgattctatatatgataaatatcAACAACCTTCCAAAAATTTTGTTTGCATAAAAGAGGAAGAATCAGAGTTATCGGATGATTATTTTAAagttatagatatattttctaaagcTTGCTTTACTAACCTGGacaatgtaaataatttaagtaatttaaaaaactaCTGTTATAAAACTTTAAGTGGTTTATGTAAGCATATAGGTGAACATAATAAAACGTATTGTGATATATGTGTAGggaataatgataatatttttttatttgaatataatatattttataaaaaatatgtgaaaGTACATATAGAATATGGAGAAAAAATAtctgaaaataaatataaaacaaggCATATATATTGTCATTTATGTGGGTTCTATTTATACGATTTCGATACATTCATGaatcatataaataagtatCATTTCTTTTGTAAGTTTTGCTTTAACAAGAATCCGAGTGATGGAAAGGATGTTGCAAAAAATGGAATAGAGGATGTTGTCTACTACGATCTGCTACACCttcat GTATATAAAGATTACGAAAATTTATTTGATCATTATAAGAAAAAGCATCATCCATGTTTGTATGAACAATGCATATTTGTTGTCTTTGATAACAAAATAGATTTGTGTTTTCATATAGCAGAGAAACATGAAGAGAAAGGaagtaataagaaaaataagataacCTTCTCCATAGGAGGAGCATCATATAACGAAATACGTAATAATGGAATTAACGGAAATGGCAATAATAACAGTGGTATTAGTGGAACTAGTagttattataataacaataagaGAGATAGGAACAGTAAAGATATTAGTAACTCGCTGGAACATGATGATCAGTTAggaaatagtaaaaaaacaTTTGACGTTAATAGTCACAGATGTCTATACAACTTTAAGAGATTTTATGATTCATGGTATTTTGATTATTATGTTGAATGCAATATAGTAAATTTTGTTCAATATTTTAGTACtagaaaatatttctttttatatattatgagaACAGATATGgacataattttaaaagtgtTCGAAAACTTatggaaaaataattctgatttatatttttcacaaGATGAAATAATAGAATTAAACAGAAGTATAATAGAGGAAGATTTTCCTATgagcaaaaataatttttttcttttcaaattatttttggattatataatagaaaaaatagattttttattatataataaagaagatttagaaagaaattatttaagcctatttttccatataattGTTCATAAATCATTTGTCCTGTATTACGCGTTCTTCTTTCTGTACCTAAACGAAAGATGTGTGAACTTGGACAAAGTTATTACCACGGTGTACAGCAGTGGTTCTACAACTAACAACAAGGCTGATAGTTCCATAAACAATCATACTTGTTCCAATAACATTCGAggtaataatttgaaaaaaaacacagagaatatgcaaaaaacgaagcatatatacaattatgaaaaagataTGATCAGACtaaggaaaataatagaaCAAAACGCGAAGATTAGCTTAGCCGAATTAAGCAAATATGGCtttctatatttaatttttttattttttaaaatagacAAAAACGGATTTGAAAGAGTATACACTTTTGTAAAGAATATTTCTTTACTATGTAAAGACACGTacgataaaataaaaaaggtagATGCGAAAggagatataaataaaaactgtAGTAGTAACAGGAACAGCAATAGCAAccacagtaataataataatatattaataccgCTAGTTcagaagaaaaaggaaaagagcAAACATGAAAACGAAATGGGGAATGGCAGCTCGCTCTTAGATGCAATTAACTCACAAAAAGATTTTTCAGAATTAGAAGATGTGAATcagttaattaaaaaatattcgaaAAGGAAAGGAGCTCAAAGtagtaatataattaataatatatatgataaaaaatgggatatatcaaaaaaggTAGTCTTAgatttactttattatattgatccaaatttaaatttagtttctttcttttatttatttttaagtaacTATTTTTGTGCTTATATGAAGGACTcttgtataaataatatggtTAATATATcgaatgaaaataaaaaaaatatattaaaaagaatatcaTATGATGTTGATTTGGCATCGTTAACTAGTATTTCAAAAGATTTAAGTAATTTTGTAAATGCAAAAACGTTGGAGGAATGTTTATCCACCGGACCAGAATATTATAGAATAAGAAAAGATATAGAAATAATTCTAAAAACAAATGgacaaaatggaaaaaatggaagaacTAACAATGAATCGGACAGAATGAAATATATGGATAGTACAAAAATAAACGTCAACTTATATGATGTATCTTTGTCATTAAGAAATAGAtttctaaatataattaaaagtaCCAAAGTAAATGAATTGTACGTCATTTACTTTTATGTAAGTAGTATAATGCTTTCAAGCACAAGTTGCAGTAGttcaaaaaatgaagaatttcCCTCCCTCTTTGATATGAACAATAATATGAACACTACTTCTAATGGTATTAGCATAAACAATGTAGTAGGCGTCTACAGCAAAGAAACACTTAACATATTAAACAGAAACGCGTCTActagtattaataataggGTTAATTCaccaaataaaattaaaaataaaaatgcaagttcatataaaaacaaagtaGAACAAAGCAAAGAAGAGTTTTTAAATACAAGAGGACAGAATATCGATTTAGAGTATCCTCCACTTCCAGAAATGAAGCAAGAGGATACTGTTCaacttttattaaaacaaGACAAGAGCAGCAAGAAAAACGAAAAGAATAGTAGTAAGAACGccaaaaatagtaataaaataaaaggaaataaagaTCATCGCTCAGATGTCGTTAGTCAAAATGTTacgttaaataaaaataagaaggaaaataaattttcaccTAATAAGACAGTAGTAAATAACATGAAGATTAATAAGGAAAATGAGAacaatgcaaaaaaaataacatgtACAAAAAGCACGACACCAGATTTTAAGTATTCTGATTTTCCTTCACTTTGTAGCAATATTAAGGCCGacgaaaataaaacaaaaaaaaataaaaataatgaaaaaggaaaggaTTGTAGAAATAAGAACATCGCAAATGTGCGTATTGAATCATTTACTGCTGAAGAATTCCCGTCTCTTCACCCAAtagaagaaaacaaaaaaaagataaacagAAGCAGTGGTAACAGCAGTAAGAACAAcaggaacaaaaaaaataataataataataataataattgtacaAATATTAATCATGTAAATAGGAACAGTGAAAAagataaacataataaatgtaCCGAAAACACGAACGACACCCCTTTTGCTTTTAACCAAAAATCATATTTGAATGCATCAGAAGGCAATGTTACCTTcaccattaaaaaaaaaagcaaagtGAAGAGGTGCAACATGTGTACATACGAAAATCTTTTTGAAAGAACCAAATGTGAATTATGCGAAAGTCCTCTATAA
- a CDS encoding NADPH--cytochrome P450 reductase, which yields MFNSTMDDDIKKRSKILLLYGSEYGTAYDCCRNVLYELYMHFHIDFFCLNDVNLMSFYRYENIIIIVSTTGYGCYTHNMSKFWKDLHKTNLVFYDTMNFHLFGLGDSSYDNYNIVAKKLRKKLKSLDANIVNYNLGNYQHPSMHFTNFNIWKANVYEFLKKNFFHFQINDNIPCLFNVKHIYSHSKNEQQKDNGIKISQKEEITANKNGKTKIKKSNSYKVNTIKDDNVTTPYDETNNGKVSVVVNVNTNKYQAKEEQLEESCTNIGGEINKVVKKLQYEYSNLEGKKCHNIYENNTISSDNIITNYADFSIDEYFCKSSNFMKFEVLKTEKCSDESYHQDVRYIDLIAPTRCFNVSDLIKVHPFLNEEKTKNILNLLKINYNDYIIIIQNDHVHCTNNTFIPVNKKIKILDLFIYFLDLNKIVTPFFFLYLSKKTVSDIHKKKFLQLADTNNISDYFSYVYQDKRSYYDIFFDFYNYIKIDVSFLINTLPSIQERCYSILNTIDSYYFLKNFNFYNLYYFSTNPNFSWIIHILKLNYYINKKKNALNILSSYTYNIMMEKMIYSLKYTNIIRNRITQNKIDIIELLVCLYETTINKNKKCVGLCSDYLINLKPGSCIYAKIENSLLCTNKNILNLNYRIIYISIGAAFSSLLGVIRHRHYLYNRLYKNKPKEKQNEKKNVYSSCNSFNKDLLFLGFRNRLNDFYFQEELQNYLYFNYIFVAFSRLERDNFLFYNEEVQKCSRDNTYNNSTNPNKYFETRENRIIQMNYEEMKQLLKEKKKLYVTDLILMLQDMIYEHLKNINTIILISGKSRPFSQNLIKMFANIIKQKEQNKSMEEINLFLKKKIDDFSIILESWY from the coding sequence ATGTTTAACAGTACGATGGATGATGATATAAAGAAGAGGagcaaaattttattattgtacgGTTCAGAATATGGCACGGCCTACGACTGCTGCAGAAATGTTTTATATGAACTGTATATGCATTTTCATATAGATTTTTTTTGCTTGAATGATGTAAATTTAATGAGCTTTTATagatatgaaaatattattataattgttagTACAACAGGATATGGTTGCTATACACATAACATGTCCAAGTTTTGGAAAGACTTACATAAGACGAACTTAGTATTTTATGATACCatgaattttcatttatttggcCTAGGTGATAGTTcatatgataattataacattgtagctaaaaaattaagaaaaaaactaaaatcaTTGGATGCtaatattgttaattatAACTTAGGTAATTATCAACATCCTTCAATGCATTTTACAAATTTCAATATTTGGAAGGCGAACGTTTAtgagtttttaaaaaaaaatttttttcattttcaaataaatgataatattcCATGCTTGTTTAACgtaaagcatatatatagtcATTCTAAAAATGAACAGCAAAAAGataatggaataaaaataagccaaaaagaagaaatcacagctaataaaaatggtaaaacgaaaatcaaaaaaagcAATTCTTACAAAGTAAACACGATAAAGGATGATAATGTAACTACACCATATGATGAAACAAATAATGGAAAAGTTTCCGTTGTGGTAAATGTAAATACGAACAAATATCAAGCAAAGGAGGAGCAGTTAGAGGAATCGTGCACTAACATAGGCGGTGAAATAAATAAGGTGGTAAAGAAACTGCAATACGAATATTCAAATTTGGAAGGGAAAAAGTGTCATAACATTTATGAGAACAATACTATTAGTAgtgataatattattacaaattatGCAGATTTCAGTATAgatgaatatttttgtaaGTCGTCAAATTTCATGAAATTTGAAGTGTTAAAAACTGAAAAATGTAGTGATGAATCGTATCATCAAGATGTTAGATACATTGATTTAATAGCCCCAACACGATGTTTTAATGTGAGCGATTTAATAAAAGTTCAtccatttttaaatgaagagaagacaaaaaatattttaaatttattaaaaattaattataatgattatataataattattcaaaaCGATCATGTACATTGTACAAATAACACATTTATTcctgttaataaaaaaataaaaatattagatttgtttatatattttctagatcttaataaaattgttactccttttttttttttatatttaagtaaaaaaacaGTTAGTGATATAcacaaaaagaaatttttacaaCTTGCTGACACGAACAATATTTCAGATTATTTTTCCTACGTTTATCAAGATAAAAGGTcatattatgatatattttttgatttttataattatataaaaattgatgTGTCCTTTCTTATTAACACATTACCATCTATTCAAGAGAGATGTTATTCCATATTGAATACTATagattcttattattttttaaaaaattttaacttttataatttgtacTACTTTAGCACAAACCCAAATTTTTCTTggattattcatattttgaaattaaattattatataaataaaaaaaaaaatgcgttAAACATTTTGTCTTCTTATACCTATAACATAATGATGGAGAAAATGATTTATTCGTTAAAATATACCAACATAATAAGAAATAGAATAACGCAAAATAAGATAGATATTATTGAATTATTAGTGTGCTTATACGAAactacaataaataaaaataaaaaatgtgttGGACTGTGTTCagattatttaataaatttaaaaccTGGCTCCTGCATTTATGccaaaattgaaaatagcTTATTAtgcacaaataaaaatatattaaatcttaattatagaattatttatatttctatagGAGCAGCTTTCAGTAGCCTACTAGGGGTTATTCGACATCGCCATTATTTGTATAATCGTCTGTATAAAAACAAGCCAAAGGAAAAGCAAaacgaaaagaaaaacgTTTATTCGTCATGCAACTCGTTCAATAAAGATCTTCTTTTCCTTGGTTTTAGAAACAGGTTAAACGATTTCTATTTTCAAGAGGagttacaaaattatttatatttcaattatatatttgtggcTTTCTCCAGACTCGAAAGGGacaattttctcttttataaCGAGGAAGTTCAAAAGTGTTCACGtgataatacatataataactCGACAAACCCGAACAAATATTTCGAAACAAGAGAAAATAGAATTATTCAAATGAACTACGAAGAAATGAAACAACTtttgaaagaaaagaaaaaattatatgtaactGATCTAATTTTGATGTTACAAGACATGATTTatgaacatttaaaaaatataaatacaataattttaatatcaGGAAAATCTCGTCCATTTTcgcaaaatttaattaaaatgtttgctaatattataaaacaaaaggaacaaaataaaagcatggaagaaataaatttatttttaaaaaaaaaaatagacgATTTCTCTATTATATTAGAATCTTGGTATTAA